In Acidimicrobiia bacterium, the following are encoded in one genomic region:
- a CDS encoding PRC-barrel domain-containing protein → MRVRLHDLLGRRVVDCERRRLGRVVDVRASRHEDELRVDALLVGTRAGLARVMQTRWVERRRLRVTVPWEHVDALDDPIRLSITAHDVREIDARLDEELGWTQ, encoded by the coding sequence GTGCGTGTCCGGCTGCACGATCTCCTCGGCCGTCGGGTCGTCGACTGCGAGCGACGGCGACTCGGCCGTGTGGTCGACGTGCGCGCGTCGCGACACGAGGACGAGTTGCGGGTCGACGCATTGCTCGTCGGGACGCGAGCCGGTCTCGCGCGCGTGATGCAGACCCGCTGGGTCGAGCGCCGGCGGCTGCGCGTGACGGTGCCCTGGGAGCACGTGGACGCGCTCGACGACCCGATCCGACTGTCGATCACGGCGCACGACGTCCGCGAGATCGACGCGCGACTCGACGAGGAGCTCGGGTGGACGCAATGA
- a CDS encoding divalent metal cation transporter, with amino-acid sequence MRTGPRRASGLALGVLAGIGGFVDFGGVITSTQSGARFHTALLWTLLPGIIGFAVFAEMSGRITISTGRTTFDVIRDRLGGHLALVPLVATGLVNILTLAVEIAGMALAVRIGLKLPVPLLAALFAIAVLVVLWRAGFDLLDNTAAILGLTMLVTVAAMIELAPRYSHVAVALAHPDARTTHPAALYAFTVVSLLGAYMTPYQFEFYSSGAMEQAWTGDDLVTNRMSALVGTSCGGLITLALMVTAAVTLFPGHDVKTLLDAARPTRDAFGTAGVAIFAFGTFAVSAGAALETALAGSYGVCQFFGWDWGKRQRPREVPMFHLAILLECVVAVAVVATGVDPIRLTVVTMALAAFALPFTFGPLLIVANDPEYVGDQTNTRAGNAVALVVFAMLAVVTIVTIPLLVITRGGS; translated from the coding sequence GTGAGGACCGGCCCCCGACGCGCGAGCGGTCTCGCGCTCGGCGTGCTGGCCGGGATCGGCGGGTTCGTGGACTTCGGCGGCGTCATCACGTCGACCCAGAGCGGCGCGCGCTTCCACACCGCGCTGCTGTGGACGCTCCTCCCGGGAATCATCGGTTTCGCGGTGTTCGCGGAGATGTCGGGGCGGATCACGATCTCGACCGGTCGGACGACGTTCGACGTCATCCGCGACCGCCTCGGCGGCCACCTCGCACTCGTCCCGCTCGTCGCGACCGGGCTCGTGAACATCCTGACGCTCGCGGTCGAGATCGCGGGCATGGCGCTCGCGGTCCGGATCGGTCTGAAGCTGCCCGTCCCGCTCCTCGCCGCGCTGTTCGCGATCGCCGTTCTCGTCGTGCTCTGGCGGGCCGGGTTCGACCTGCTCGACAACACCGCCGCGATCCTCGGACTGACGATGCTCGTCACAGTCGCGGCGATGATCGAGCTCGCGCCGCGCTACTCGCACGTCGCCGTCGCGCTCGCTCACCCCGACGCGCGCACGACGCATCCCGCCGCCCTGTACGCGTTCACCGTCGTCTCGTTGCTCGGCGCGTACATGACGCCCTACCAGTTCGAGTTCTACTCGTCGGGGGCGATGGAGCAGGCGTGGACGGGCGACGATCTGGTCACGAACCGGATGAGCGCGCTCGTCGGCACCTCGTGCGGCGGGCTGATCACGCTTGCGCTCATGGTCACGGCGGCCGTCACGCTGTTCCCCGGCCACGACGTGAAGACGCTGCTCGATGCGGCCCGCCCGACCCGGGACGCGTTCGGTACGGCGGGCGTCGCGATCTTCGCGTTCGGCACGTTCGCCGTCTCCGCGGGAGCCGCGCTCGAGACCGCGCTCGCCGGCAGCTACGGCGTGTGCCAGTTCTTCGGGTGGGACTGGGGCAAGCGGCAACGCCCGCGTGAGGTGCCGATGTTCCACCTCGCGATCCTGCTCGAATGCGTCGTCGCGGTCGCCGTCGTCGCAACCGGCGTCGACCCCATCCGGCTCACGGTCGTCACGATGGCCCTCGCGGCGTTCGCGTTGCCGTTCACGTTCGGGCCGTTGCTCATCGTCGCGAACGACCCGGAGTACGTCGGCGACCAGACGAACACCCGCGCCGGGAACGCGGTCGCGCTCGTCGTCTTCGCGATGCTCGCGGTCGTGACGATCGTGACGATCCCGCTCCTCGTCATCACGCGAGGCGGGTCGTGA